A single region of the Gasterosteus aculeatus chromosome 1, fGasAcu3.hap1.1, whole genome shotgun sequence genome encodes:
- the LOC120827099 gene encoding uncharacterized protein C14orf132, which yields MDLSLMADQLFPAVSGAFMDSPYNGNTSLQTSTSNLNAGYSRPSEAEDDGKVSSDTIWLWIAVLATIGNIVVVAVVCACAF from the coding sequence CTGTTCCCGGCTGTGAGCGGGGCCTTCATGGATTCCCCCTACAATGGCAACACGTCCCTGCAGACGTCCACCTCCAACCTCAACGCCGGCTACTCCCGGCCCTCAGAAGCAGAGGACGATGGGAAGGTGTCCAGTGACACCATTTGGTTGTGGATCGCGGTGCTGGCGACCATTGGCAACATCGTGGTGGTGGCTGTGGTTTGCGCCTGCGCCTTCTGA